The Bradyrhizobium betae genomic interval CCAAGATCGCCGGCAAGAAGCTGGTGTTCGTGCCGATGCTGCGCGCCGGCACGACCTTCGTCGACGGCATGATGGATCTGGTGCCGACCGCGCGCGTCGCCCATATCGGGCTTTACCGCGAGCCGGAGAGTTTCGCAGCGGTCGAGTATTTCTTCAAATCGCCATCCGATCTCAGCGAGCGCCTCGCCATCGTGGTGACGCCGGTGGTCGCCACCGCCAACACCGCCGTGGCCGCAATCGACCGGCTGAAGGAGCGCGGCGCCAAGGATATTCGCCTGGCCTGTTTGATCGCGGCGCCGGAGGGACTCGAGCGCCTGCGGGGCTTGCATCCGGACGTGCCGATCTGGACCGCCGCGGTGGATGAAGGCCTCGACGAAAACGGTTTTATTATCCCGGGTCTCGGCGACGCCGGCGACCGCGCTTACGGGACGCGATAACTTTCAGATCTTCCCGCTGCCGCAAATTCCCTTCAGCGACTGCCACTCCTTGTCCGTCAGCAGCGGCGGGCCGCTGGCGGGGCGGTCTTCTTTCGTCATGCGGGCGAGCCGGTCCTCGGTGAGCGGATGGCTCGCCAGAATCGACGTGAGGCCGCCGCCTTCCTTGCCGGTGATGCGGAACATCAGCTCCGCCGCAGGCTTCGGCGAGCGGCCGAGCTTGTGCATGATCTCGATCGAGAACGTATCGGCGGCGGTCTCCGCCTCGCGCGAATAGGAGGCTTCGACCACGCTGCGCGAGGCGAAGATCACGGCGGAGGAGCCGGTGACGTCGCCGAACAGCAGGCCGATCAGAAACGAGGTGCCGCCGTTGTAGATCAGGCCGCGCATATTGTCGTAATGCTTGAGATGGCCGAGCTCGTGGGCAAGGATGCCGGCGAGCTCGTCGGGGCTCTCGGCCTTGTCGAGCAGGCCCTTCAGCACGTAGACCTTGCCGCCGGGCAGCGCGAACGCATTCGGCACCGAGGTCGGCAGCACGCCCGCCGTCATGGCATCGTCGTCGAGACCGGCGGCATCACGCAGGCGGTTGACGAGCTTGACGAAGGCAGCTTTCCCGGCCGTATCCTCGCAGACCTTGCCGCCGAAGACGGTCTTGACCTGGACCTCCGACGCATCGCCGATGCGCCGCTCGATCGGTTTCGGCACCAGCGGCGCGAGACGATCGGCGGCGAGCGGCACGCCGAACAGCACGACACAGACGATGGAGACGGCGGCCGCCACCGACCAGCCGACGATTTTTGCGACGCCGCGACGCGAGGTCTGATGCTCGTCGAGACGCATGCAGCGGGCAGTGACGTCGGCGGCCAGCGCGGCGTCGCGGATTTCGAGTCGCGCCAGGGACGGCGCGGAGGTGCAGGCAAGACGCAACACTCCGGCCGGGCTGTCGGCGCGGCGGATGTCGGCATAGGCCCAGCGAACGGGCGCCCCGCCCTCCTCGGCGATCTCGAGCGCGTCGCCGAGCGCCAGCGTCACCTGCCGCCTGCGGCTCGACACGCCATCGAAGAAGATCGTCGGCCTGGCGGACTGCGCCGGAGACTCAGGTGACAACTCACTCACAGATCAAAATCCCGCGACATCGAGCCCGTCGGCAAAACCTTCGCCGAGCGCGCTGGCAAGCTCGCCGCTGCCGCGCACGTCCGCCGCGGCTCCGATGTTGTGCACCTCGACGGTCTCCAGCACCTTGGCCCAGATATCACGCTGCAGGTAGACCCGCATGACGATGTTGATCGCGAGCGCAAGGGCAAAATAGCCGATGACCATCATCGCCACCATCGGGATGCTCCTGGCCGTATTGCCGGCTTCGAACACCTGATCGGCCGGAACCCCGCTCAGCTGGACGACCAGCAAGGCGGCACCGCCCATATAGGCGGCGAACACGGTCGTGAGCAGCATCCACCAGCCGATCACTTTCCAGTACAGGCCGTAGAAGGCGTCATGCGGCAATTGCGAGGACAGGCTGACGCCGCCGATGCGGATGCCGTCGAGCCACCAGCGCCATTCGCGCGCCTTGAACTCGGCATAGAAGAACGGCGCGAGCGGGAAGATGAGCAGCGCGAGCGGGCTCAGCAGCCACAGCCACCACGCACGCTTGAAAAAGGTCCAGCCGTCGCCCTCGAAGTCGCCGTGCAACTCGCCGTAATGGGTGTGCCGCATCTTGTAGCGTTCGAGCGAGGCCTCGCGCCAGGGCAGCGCCAGGCCGAGGGTGAAGAACACCAGCAAGCCCCACGCCATGGCGCGGAACGAATAGGCCCAGCCCGAGCCGTCCATCCAGAACCTCACGCCGCGCCAGACCGTGCGCGTCAGCCGATAGCGCCGCGCGCGAAAGATCGCGAACTGGCCGAAGGCGTAGAAGCTGATGAACAGAGGCGTCGAGGCAAAGCCCTGCCAGCGCTCGAACTCGATGCCGACGAGGAAATAGGCGAGGTAAATCGGCACCAAAATCGCGAGCGCGAACAGGAAGCCGATCAAGAGCTCCTTGGCCCGGCCGGTGTATTCGGCGGCGTCACCGCCGATCGCGGTATGCGACCACAAATGACGGCGAATGTCGGTGACGAGCCAGAACCGGTAGAAGCCGAAGGTGACGAGCTCCAGCATGGCACCCTTGGTGACCATTTTGCGAAACTCGGAGCGGTCGCCGGTGAAATCGAACAGCGTCGGCGGCAACGGCGGGGGCAAGGGTTCGGAGCCGATCGGGGCCCATTGCATGTCGTTCACGGCGGCAACCTCGGGGTGCGGACCTATTCCGGTCAAACTATAGATCAGAGATTAGTCGGGTCCCAAGACGGGCGGGTTCGATTTGGCTCGATTTCCGTCGGTTTCTCGCACGATTTCGGAATGAGAGGCGTGCGGCGGGTCACGCTTCGTAGATGGGGTAACGGGCCCCGGAGGCCTTCCAGTCAAGCCGCGCTAGCTACGGCGCTATTTTGATTGCGCGCGTCGCGCGGCTTGACTGGAAGGTTTGCGGGGCCCGTTACCCCATCTACGACACTACCCTTGTGGCAAAACTCTCCCTTGCTCCGGCGCCGACAACGGGTTGTAATTGCAAATCAAATACCGCAGCGCAGAATTCATAAAAAGGCGCGCGGGGAAATGTCAGGGAGAACGGTCATGCATGGGACCATCGAGAGCGCGGCCAAGCTCGACGCGTTGCGCGAGCGTGCGTCGTCACTGCCGCTGGAGCAATTCGATCCCGGCGATCCTGAATTGTTCAGGACCGATACGTTCTGGCCGTATTTCGACCGGCTGCGCCGGGAAGATCCCGTGCACTACTGCAAGGACTCGATGTTCGGGCCGTACTGGTCGGTGACGCGCTACAACGACATCATGGAGATCGAGACCAACCATTCGGTGTTCTCCTCGGCCTCCTCGCTCGGCGGCATCACCATCCGCGACATCGACCCGGATCTGCGCCGCGAGAGCTTCATCTCGATGGACCCGCCGCGCCATGCCGCGCAGCGCAAGACCGTGGCGCCGATGTTCACGCCGACGCATCTGGACAATCTCGCGCTCAACATCCGCAAGCGCTCGGCGGAGTGCCTCGACAATCTGCCGCGCGGCGAGGTGTTCGACTGGGTCGATCGCGTCTCGATCGAGCTCACCACCCAGATGCTTGCGGTGCTGTTCGATTTCCCCTGGGAGGACCGCCGCAAGCTGACGCGCTGGTCCGATATCGCCACCACCATTCCCGGGCCCGACGGCCTCGTCGCCACCGAGGACGAGCGGCAGGCCGAGCTTGCGGAATGCGCCGGCTATTTCGCCCGGCTGTGGAAGGAGCGCATCGCGCAGCCGCCGAAAAGCGACCTGCTATCGATGATGGCGCATGGCGCCGCCACGCGCGACATGGATGCGAAGAACTTTCTCGGCAATCTCATTCTTTTGATCGTCGGCGGCAATGACACCACCCGCAATACCATGTCAGGCTCGCTCCACGCGCTGAGCCAGCATCCGGAGCAGTATCGCAAGCTGCGCGACAATCCGGCGCTGCTCGACAGTTTCGTGCCGGAGGTGATCCGCTGGCAGACGCCGCTGGCGCATATGCGCCGCACCGCGCTCGCCGATTTCGAGTTCCGCGGCAAGCAGATCAGGAAAGGTGACAAGGTCGTGATGTGGTACGTCTCGGGCAACCGCGACGAGGAAGCGATCGAGAAGCCCTACGACTTCATCATCGATCGCGCCCGCCCGCGCACGCATCTGTCGTTCGGCTTCGGCATCCACCGCTGCGTCGGCTTGCGGCTTGCCGAACTCCAGCTCAAGATTATCTGGGAAGAGATCCTGAGGCGTTTCGACCATATCGACGTGATCGGTGAACCCAAGCGGGTCTATTCGAGTTTCGTAAAGGGTCTTGAAACCCTGCCGGTGAAGATTGCGGCGTGAGACACGATCATCTGGAGCCACCACCATGAACATCCAAGCGCCGCTTAAAGTGGACAAGGCCGAACGCATGCGCAGGGCCCGCGAGGAGGCTTATGCGACGCCGCTGGCGCAGTTTCACCCCGGCGCGCCCAGGCTGTTCCAGGACGACACGCTGTGGCCGTGGTTCGAACGGCTGCGCAAGGAAGAGCCGGTGCATTACTGCACCAACGCACCGATCGAGCCGTACTGGTCGGTGGTGAAGTACGACGACATCATGCATGTCGACACCAATCACGGCATCTTCTCGTCCGACTCGACGCTCGGCGGCATCGGGATCCGCGACGTGCCGCAGGGCTATGACTGGCCAAGCTTCATCGCCATGGACCAGCCACGTCATTCGTCGCAGCGCAAGACGGTGTCGCCGATGTTCACGCCGGCGCATCTGGACGAGCTGGCAAAACTGATCCGCCAGCGCTCGCAGACCGTGCTCGACAATCTGCCGCGCAACGAGACCTTCAACTTCGTCGAGCGGGTCTCGATCGAGCTGACGACGCAGATGCTGGCGACCCTGTTCGACTTCCCCTGGGACGAGCGGCGCAAGCTGACGCGCTGGTCGGATGTCGCGACCGCGCTGCCCAAGAGCGGCATCGTCGCCTCGGCCGAAGAGCGCCGCCGCGAGATGGACGAGTGCTACGCCTACATGTCGAAGCTCTGGAACGAGCGCGTCAACTCCGCGCCGCGCAACGACCTGTTGTCGCTGATGGCGCACAACGACGCCACGCGCTTCATGGACCCCGACAACCTCATGGGCAACATCATCCTGCTCATCGTCGGCGGCAACGACACCACGCGCAACACCATGACCGGCTCGGTGCTGGCGCTGAACGAGAACCCGGAGCAGTACGACAGACTGCGCGCCAATCCGGAACTGATCGATTCCATGGTGCCGGAGGTGATCCGCTGGCAAACGCCGCTGGCTCATATGCGCCGCACCGCGCTCCAGGATACCGAGATCGGCGACAAGCACATCAGGAAGGGCGACCGAGTCGTGATGTGGTACGTTTCCGGCAACCGCGACGAGGAGATGTTCGAAAAGCCGAACGACTTCATCATCGACCGCCCGCGCCCGCGCACCCATCTGTCCTTCGGATTCGGCATCCACCGCTGCGTCGGCATGCGCCTCGCCGAGCTGCAGCTGCGGATCGTCTGGGAGGAGATGCTGAAGCGGTTCGACCGGATCGAGGTGGTCGGCGAGCCGAAGCGGATCTATTCCAGCTTCATCAAGGGGTATGAGTCGCTGCCGGTGAGGATTCCGGGGTGAGCGGGTACGCTATCCGGTAGGTGCTTCCTCGATCACCGCTGTCATGCCCCGCGAAGGCGGGGCATCCAGTATGCCGCGGCTTCTCGGCTCAAGCACTGCGGCCTCTGGAATACTGGATTGCCCGCTTTCGCGGGCAATGACACCGAGAGTGAAGCCACTGGCGCACGCCCCCACACATCTCATCCAGCCCAGCTATAAAATTCCGGCATGACAGCTCGCGCAAGATGCGAAGGCACGATGGCGCGCGGCTGTTCTACGACACTGCAAGCATCTAGCTCAGCTTGATGTCCCACAGGCCTTCCTTGCGGCAGGCGGCGACCTCGTCGCGCAGGAGGGCGGTGATGGCGAGCGAGGCCGTCGAGGCCGGGCGGTCGATCGGAGAGGCGAAAATGAGCTCGCGCGTCATCGGCTTGGACACAGGCGCTGTTTCCAGCCGGCCGGCCGCGACCTCGCCGTGGACCGACGACGGCGGCAGCAGCGCAAAGCCGAGGCCCTCCTCGACCAGGCTGGTCAGCACGCGAAACGAATCCGCTTCCAGCTGGACGTTGAGCTTGATCTTGCGCTGGGCCGCCGCGTGCTCGATCAGCGCGCGGAGGCCGTGGGAATGACTGGGCAGCACCAGCCGCTGCCGCAACAGCCAGCCGATCTCGACGCTCTTCTTGCGCGCAAGGCCGCAGCCGCGCGGGCCGACCGCGACGATGTGGTCGCGGCCAAGGCTCTCGACGTTGAGATGCAGATCGGCGGAGCGGCCGTAGAGGATGGCAAGGTCCATCTCGCCGCGATGCAGCCATTCGACCAGGTGGCCGCTGTAGCTCTCGACGATGCGCAGCGAAATGCCGGGAAATTTTTCGACGCAGCGCCGCGCAAAGCGCGCCGACAGCACGCAGCTCACGGTCGGGACGAGACCGAGCACGACCTGGCCGGACGGCGGCCCCTTGGCCGACTGGATGTCGTCGCGGATCTGGTCGATCTGGCGCACGATGCCGGAGGTGCGCGCCAGCAGCAGCCGGCCGGCTTCGGTCAGCACCATGCCGCGGCCGTTGCGCGTGAACAGATCGACGCGCAGCTCGTGTTCCAGCAGCTTGATCTGCCGGCTGAGCGCGGGCTGCGCCACGCGCAGCGTATCGGAGGCCTTGGAGAGGCTGCCGAGCTCCGCCACGCAACTGAAGGTCCTGAGCTGACGGAAATCCATGCTTGCCAATCCTGGAAGGCTACTCCATACGCTATAGCAAATGAGCATAGGGGGCTGGCATTGTTTTCACAACGCCAGAGGGTTGGCCGGCGTTATCTTGACTGCCGCACCCATTAGGAAACGCCATGAGTGAAGACCACCACACCGAAGATCACGCCGACATCCGCGACGCCGTCGCAAAGCTCTGCGCGCAGTTTCCCGGCGAATATTGGCGCAAGCTCGATCGCGAGATGGCCTACCCGAAGGCCTTCGTCGACGCGCTGACGGAGGCCGGCTATCTCTCGGTGCTGATCCCCGAGGAATATGGCGGCGCGGGGCTGAAGCTGTCCGCGGCGGCGGCGATCCTCGAAGAGATCCAGCGCGCCGGGTGCAACGGCGGCGGCTGCCATGCCCAGATGTACACGATGGGCACGGTGCTGAGGCACGGCAGCGACGAGCAGAAGGCGAAATATCTGCCGAAGGTCGCGAGCGGCGAATTGCGGCTGCAGGCGTTCGGCGTCACCGAACCGACCAGCGGCACCGACACGACCTCGCTGAAGACCTTCGCGCGCAAGGACGGCAATGCCGGCTACATCGTCAACGGCCAGAAGATCTGGACCAGCCGCGCCGAGCATTCCGACCTGATGCTGCTGCTGGCACGGACCACGCCGAAGGACGAGGTCAAGAAGCGCACCGACGGCCTCTCGGTGTTCATCGTCGACATGCGCGAGGCCAAGAACAAGGGCCTCGAGATCCGCCCGATCCGCACCATGATGAACCACGCCACCACCGAGGTGTTCTTTACCGACATGAAGGTGCCGGCGGAGAATCTGATCGGCGAGGAAGGCAATGGTTTCCGCTACATCCTCTCCGGCATGAATGCCGAGCGCATCCTGATCGCGGCCGAATGCGTCGGCGACGCCAAGTGGTTCATCGCCAAGGCCACCAACTACGCCAAGGAGCGCAGCGTGTTCGGCCGGCCGATCGGCCAGAACCAGGGCATCCAGTTCCCGATCGCCAAGGCCTACGCCGCGATGCGCGCGGCCGAGCTGATGGTGAAGGAAGCCACGCGCAAATACGAGGCCGGACTCGATTGCGGCGCGGAAGCCAACATGGCCAAGATGCTGGCGGCCGATGCATCGTGGGAAGCGGCGAACGCCTGCGTCCAGACCCATGGCGGCTTCGGCTTCGCCGAGGAATACGACGTCGAGCGCAAATTCCGCGAGACGCGGCTCTATCAGGTCGCGCCGATCTCGACCAATCTCGTGCTGTCCTTCATCGCTGAGCACGTGCTCGGCATGCCCCGCTCGTACTGAGGTCGCGCCATGGGAGCATTGGACGGGATCAGGGTGATTGCGGTCGAGCAGGCCGTGGCGGCGCCGTTCTGCTCGTCGCGCCTCGCGGATGCCGGCGCGGAAGTGATCAAGATCGAACGGCCCGAGGGCGATTTCGCCCGCGGCTATGACGCGGCGGCGAAGGGCCAGAGCAGCTATTTCGTCTGGCTCAACCGTGGCAAGCAATCGGCGGTGGTCGATCTCGCGACGAAAGAGGGCTGCGCCGAGCTGGAGAAGCTGATCGCCAGCGCCGACGTGCTGATCCAGAACCTCAAGCCCGGCTCGATGGACAAGCTCGGCTTTTCGCGCGAGCGGCTGCTGAAGGATTACCCGAGGCTGATCTCCTGCACCATCACGGGCTATGGCGACGAAGGCCCCTACGCGCAGCGCAAGGCCTATGACCTGTTGATCCAGGCCGAGAGCGGGCTTGCCTCGATTACCGGCAACCCCGATGGCGCCTCGCGCGTCGGCATGTCGATCGTCGACGTCGCGACCGGCGCAACCGCGCATGCGGCGATCCTGGAAGCGCTGATCGGGCGCGGGCGCACCGGCAAGGGCGCCGACATCCGCATCTCCATGTTCGACGTGATGGCCGACTGGTGCACCGTGCCGCTGCTCAACTCGGAAGCCGGCAATCCGCCCAAGCGCATGGGCCTGCGTCATCCCTCGATCGCGCCCTATGGCGTGTTCACCTCGAAGGACGGCAAGGACATCCTGATCTCGATCCAGAGCGAGCGCGAGTGGAAGACGCTGTGCGCGAAGGTGCTTGATAACCCCGACCTGCCGAACGATCCGCGTGTCGCGAGCGGCGTCGAGCGCGTGCGCAACCGCGACTTCACCGACAAGACGGTGGCCGATGCCTTCGGCAGCCTGACCCGCGACGAACTGCTGAAGCGGCTGTCGGATGCCGACATCGCCTTTGCCGAGGTCAACACCATGGCCGACCTCACCAACCATCCGCATCTGCGCCGCATCGAGGTCGACACGCCGAACGGGCGCGTCAGCTACCCCGCGCCGGCTCCGATCGTCGTCGGCGAGACGCGCAGCTACGGCGCTGTGCCCGCGATCGGCGAGAAACCAGCCAAAAAGTCATAACAAGAGCGAGGCGTCATGACCGAGAAGCTCGACATCGACCATTTGCGGCAATGGATCGGCCGCAGCCAGGAGGCGACCGACACCGTCACCGCGCACCTCGTCATGGGTTTGCGCGCGACGCTGTTCCAGGAGGTGGGCGAGCCCAAAAAGGGCGACGCCGCGCCGTTTACGGTGCATTGGTGCCTGGCGCAGCCGGTGTTTCCGATGTCGATGCTCGGCCCGGATGGCCACCCGACCCGCGGCGGTTTCCTGCCGCCGGTGCCGCTGCCGCGCCGGATGTGGGCCGGCGGCGAGATCGAGTTCCTGCAGCCGCTGCAGGTTGGCGATGAATCGACGCGAACCTCGCGCATTGCCGACGTGCAGGTGAAATCGGGATCGACCGGCACGCTCTGCTTCGTCTCGGTCGAGCACAGCATTTCCAGCCCACGCGGCGTCGCCATCCGTGAGCGGCAGGACATCGTCTATCGCGAGATGACGAGCAGCGCGCCAGCATCGGCCAAGGCCCCGCCTCCGCCGCCAAAGGCGCAGCACCGCGAGACCCACGTCTCCGATCCGGTGCTGCTGTTTCGGTATTCTGCGCTGACCTTCAACGGCCACCGTATCCATTACGACCGCGACTACGTCACCAAGGTCGAGGGCTACCCGGGCCTGATCTTCCACGGCCCGCTGCAGGCGGCGTTCATCGTCGAACTGGCGGCGAAGCTGCGCGGCGGCAAGGCACCCAGGAAATTCACCTATCGCGGGCTGCAGCCGCTGTTCGAGGGGACGGAGTTCTCCATCAACGCCAATGACAACGGCGAAAGCATGGAGCTGTGGACCGCGAACGCCGAAGGGCAGCCGACGATGAAGGGCACGGCGGTGTGGTGACGCGCCGCTGCTAGACTCTCACCCTGAGGAGCGCGCCTTCGCGCGTCTCGAAGGGCGAGGCCACCAGCCGGGCCTTCATCCTTCGAGACG includes:
- the upp gene encoding uracil phosphoribosyltransferase, whose product is MEGVTIVDHPLVQHKLTLVRDKSISTKSFRELIKEIGMLLCYEVTRDLPLTDTMIETPLATMHSAKIAGKKLVFVPMLRAGTTFVDGMMDLVPTARVAHIGLYREPESFAAVEYFFKSPSDLSERLAIVVTPVVATANTAVAAIDRLKERGAKDIRLACLIAAPEGLERLRGLHPDVPIWTAAVDEGLDENGFIIPGLGDAGDRAYGTR
- a CDS encoding M48 family metallopeptidase, which translates into the protein MSELSPESPAQSARPTIFFDGVSSRRRQVTLALGDALEIAEEGGAPVRWAYADIRRADSPAGVLRLACTSAPSLARLEIRDAALAADVTARCMRLDEHQTSRRGVAKIVGWSVAAAVSIVCVVLFGVPLAADRLAPLVPKPIERRIGDASEVQVKTVFGGKVCEDTAGKAAFVKLVNRLRDAAGLDDDAMTAGVLPTSVPNAFALPGGKVYVLKGLLDKAESPDELAGILAHELGHLKHYDNMRGLIYNGGTSFLIGLLFGDVTGSSAVIFASRSVVEASYSREAETAADTFSIEIMHKLGRSPKPAAELMFRITGKEGGGLTSILASHPLTEDRLARMTKEDRPASGPPLLTDKEWQSLKGICGSGKI
- a CDS encoding DUF898 family protein — its product is MQWAPIGSEPLPPPLPPTLFDFTGDRSEFRKMVTKGAMLELVTFGFYRFWLVTDIRRHLWSHTAIGGDAAEYTGRAKELLIGFLFALAILVPIYLAYFLVGIEFERWQGFASTPLFISFYAFGQFAIFRARRYRLTRTVWRGVRFWMDGSGWAYSFRAMAWGLLVFFTLGLALPWREASLERYKMRHTHYGELHGDFEGDGWTFFKRAWWLWLLSPLALLIFPLAPFFYAEFKAREWRWWLDGIRIGGVSLSSQLPHDAFYGLYWKVIGWWMLLTTVFAAYMGGAALLVVQLSGVPADQVFEAGNTARSIPMVAMMVIGYFALALAINIVMRVYLQRDIWAKVLETVEVHNIGAAADVRGSGELASALGEGFADGLDVAGF
- a CDS encoding cytochrome P450, yielding MHGTIESAAKLDALRERASSLPLEQFDPGDPELFRTDTFWPYFDRLRREDPVHYCKDSMFGPYWSVTRYNDIMEIETNHSVFSSASSLGGITIRDIDPDLRRESFISMDPPRHAAQRKTVAPMFTPTHLDNLALNIRKRSAECLDNLPRGEVFDWVDRVSIELTTQMLAVLFDFPWEDRRKLTRWSDIATTIPGPDGLVATEDERQAELAECAGYFARLWKERIAQPPKSDLLSMMAHGAATRDMDAKNFLGNLILLIVGGNDTTRNTMSGSLHALSQHPEQYRKLRDNPALLDSFVPEVIRWQTPLAHMRRTALADFEFRGKQIRKGDKVVMWYVSGNRDEEAIEKPYDFIIDRARPRTHLSFGFGIHRCVGLRLAELQLKIIWEEILRRFDHIDVIGEPKRVYSSFVKGLETLPVKIAA
- a CDS encoding cytochrome P450; the encoded protein is MNIQAPLKVDKAERMRRAREEAYATPLAQFHPGAPRLFQDDTLWPWFERLRKEEPVHYCTNAPIEPYWSVVKYDDIMHVDTNHGIFSSDSTLGGIGIRDVPQGYDWPSFIAMDQPRHSSQRKTVSPMFTPAHLDELAKLIRQRSQTVLDNLPRNETFNFVERVSIELTTQMLATLFDFPWDERRKLTRWSDVATALPKSGIVASAEERRREMDECYAYMSKLWNERVNSAPRNDLLSLMAHNDATRFMDPDNLMGNIILLIVGGNDTTRNTMTGSVLALNENPEQYDRLRANPELIDSMVPEVIRWQTPLAHMRRTALQDTEIGDKHIRKGDRVVMWYVSGNRDEEMFEKPNDFIIDRPRPRTHLSFGFGIHRCVGMRLAELQLRIVWEEMLKRFDRIEVVGEPKRIYSSFIKGYESLPVRIPG
- a CDS encoding LysR substrate-binding domain-containing protein, with the translated sequence MDFRQLRTFSCVAELGSLSKASDTLRVAQPALSRQIKLLEHELRVDLFTRNGRGMVLTEAGRLLLARTSGIVRQIDQIRDDIQSAKGPPSGQVVLGLVPTVSCVLSARFARRCVEKFPGISLRIVESYSGHLVEWLHRGEMDLAILYGRSADLHLNVESLGRDHIVAVGPRGCGLARKKSVEIGWLLRQRLVLPSHSHGLRALIEHAAAQRKIKLNVQLEADSFRVLTSLVEEGLGFALLPPSSVHGEVAAGRLETAPVSKPMTRELIFASPIDRPASTASLAITALLRDEVAACRKEGLWDIKLS
- a CDS encoding acyl-CoA dehydrogenase family protein, whose amino-acid sequence is MSEDHHTEDHADIRDAVAKLCAQFPGEYWRKLDREMAYPKAFVDALTEAGYLSVLIPEEYGGAGLKLSAAAAILEEIQRAGCNGGGCHAQMYTMGTVLRHGSDEQKAKYLPKVASGELRLQAFGVTEPTSGTDTTSLKTFARKDGNAGYIVNGQKIWTSRAEHSDLMLLLARTTPKDEVKKRTDGLSVFIVDMREAKNKGLEIRPIRTMMNHATTEVFFTDMKVPAENLIGEEGNGFRYILSGMNAERILIAAECVGDAKWFIAKATNYAKERSVFGRPIGQNQGIQFPIAKAYAAMRAAELMVKEATRKYEAGLDCGAEANMAKMLAADASWEAANACVQTHGGFGFAEEYDVERKFRETRLYQVAPISTNLVLSFIAEHVLGMPRSY
- a CDS encoding CaiB/BaiF CoA transferase family protein, with protein sequence MGALDGIRVIAVEQAVAAPFCSSRLADAGAEVIKIERPEGDFARGYDAAAKGQSSYFVWLNRGKQSAVVDLATKEGCAELEKLIASADVLIQNLKPGSMDKLGFSRERLLKDYPRLISCTITGYGDEGPYAQRKAYDLLIQAESGLASITGNPDGASRVGMSIVDVATGATAHAAILEALIGRGRTGKGADIRISMFDVMADWCTVPLLNSEAGNPPKRMGLRHPSIAPYGVFTSKDGKDILISIQSEREWKTLCAKVLDNPDLPNDPRVASGVERVRNRDFTDKTVADAFGSLTRDELLKRLSDADIAFAEVNTMADLTNHPHLRRIEVDTPNGRVSYPAPAPIVVGETRSYGAVPAIGEKPAKKS
- a CDS encoding FAS1-like dehydratase domain-containing protein, with protein sequence MTEKLDIDHLRQWIGRSQEATDTVTAHLVMGLRATLFQEVGEPKKGDAAPFTVHWCLAQPVFPMSMLGPDGHPTRGGFLPPVPLPRRMWAGGEIEFLQPLQVGDESTRTSRIADVQVKSGSTGTLCFVSVEHSISSPRGVAIRERQDIVYREMTSSAPASAKAPPPPPKAQHRETHVSDPVLLFRYSALTFNGHRIHYDRDYVTKVEGYPGLIFHGPLQAAFIVELAAKLRGGKAPRKFTYRGLQPLFEGTEFSINANDNGESMELWTANAEGQPTMKGTAVW